AGGAATAACTAATGACACATAAAGAAAGCTGTAAAAAGTGCAAGACCGCCTTTCTTAGAGCTTTAACAAAAGAATTTGTGGAAGTGACTGAACAGTGGAAATCCGGCTGGCCATGTAGGATTGATGCAATCCTTTCCATTCCTCAAATTACAAAGGCTACCGCTCGATCTCTTGAAAAAATCTACAAAGCCCTTCAAAATCATCGCGGATTCAAAGCGTTTGTAGGTAGAAAAACTCTGCCCGGTTGTGACTACTACATTAAATCTTTGAATTGCATTGTTGAATTTGATGAATCTCAACATTTTACCAGTCCAAGAGCATTAACATTGTCACGATACCCCAGGGGGTTAAAACTTGGGTACGACAGGAAGGTATGGCTTAACAGATGTCAGGAATTAAACAGGCATGATAATGACCCACCATCGAGAGATGAAACAAGGGCATGGTATGATACGATTCGGGATATTTTGCCTGTCACTTTTGGAATGAGACCAACAATCAGAGTTTTTGCTAAAGAAATGATCTGGTGTGAAGAAAACAATAAAAATATCTTGCATATTCTAAAAAGAAACTCAAACCCTTTAATATAACCTAAAGCCATGGAGGTAGAAAATGAAAAAAATAAGTACAATTATTAATGTTTGTTTGAATGATGAATGCGCCGACCGAGATGATTATCTGGAAAGATATGGAATACTAAAAGATGTTATAAACGGGATATGTGATGAATGGGAGCGATTTAATTTAGATGCTATAGTTTTCCCTGGAGGTTTTTGGCATCGAACAAAATACATTGGAAATAGAGATTATAAGTATCGAAAAGAAAGCCTGGAAAAAGAAACATTTTCTAGAAAAGCCATTGCGGCTGTTAAAAAACTTCAGAGTGAAGGGTTTGGAAAACCTTTGCTTGTGGCTGGTATTGATTCATGTAGTCATTCGAAACCTGACGGGTTCGATATCTATAAAACGAAATTTGGGAAGAATGCTCGTTCTTTTAGCAAGAGACCCAAAAATACAAAAATTTATGGAGATCAACTTTGTGTTGCTTGGTCATCAAAAGGAATAGCTGGAATTGGAAGAAAAGTATTCCCAGTTCAACCAAAATTAGGGAAAAATTTAAAGGATTTTGATGAAAATTATCAAGATGTAGATGCTCCTTATTACGTCACGTATGCAAGAGATTTCTATGATCCAAAGAGGGTTGTAAGATTGGAAAGTGGAAGGAATGCGTTATTATGTGCCTGTTATGATATATTTGGGTGCACTGAGAAATACAATCCAAGAGAAGATAGAACAAGTCAAATTGAATGGCTTGATGATGGAACTGGAAAGGTAATTCATGTGCGTTCAGAAAGAAATATTATCAGAAAATATGTTAGCAAATTTAATGAATTAATTGAAAAAGTTGACACTGCTTTGGTATCAATTCATGGTTTTAATAGCGCTACTGGCTCAAACTATACCGAAAGACACGGGATAGCGGCAACTTCTGCTGCTTTAGGCGGTGGAATGGTAATTGGTTCAGCGCATTTCAAAGAGTGTTTACCTTCAGATGAGAATAAAGCTACTTTAGCATCTTATAATATCTCAAAACGCTATTTAAATATGAAGAATAAGAATAAAAGAAAACTAAAAAACTTGATGCCAAAGCGGTCTCTATGGATGGAGTCATCAGAAGATATATTAATTAGACTATTTGAATGCCCGTGAAGGGGCTCATGAGACATCCTTTATAATTCGATTACTTATTTTGTAATAGTTTTAACTTGTTTTCCTTTGCAATTTTTTCTCCGCGGGCTACGAATTGGTTTGCTGTAGGCTAAGATATTTTTAAACGTTTTGACAATTGTACCATACTCTTACCAAGTTTCCTTGATGCCCGGAAACATACTAAAAGCCCGCTTAATAATAACTTCATATTTTATTGATCCGATTCATCCCTCATGATTGACTTCGAAATTGAGCATTTTTCAAAAGTCTCATCCGGCCCATACCCGAACAGGTATAAAAATTACTATTATGCTTAATTTTATACCCGATAAGGTATAGATTCTAAAATAACTCTTGATATTATACCCGAAATGATATAAATTGTTGACAAATTATTTTAACTATACCCGAAAAGGTGTAATTATGAATGATAAATTGGTTGTATTTGTTAAGCGCCGGCGCAAACAGTTGGGGCTGACTCAGGTGGACCTAGCTGATCGCGCCGGCGTGGGATTGCGTTTCATTCGAGATTTGGAGCAGGGCAAGCAAACGCTACGCATGGACAAGGTGAACCAGGTACTGGCTTTGTTTGGGCATTGTTTAGAGCCTGTTTCTGTTTCTGAGGATTAATAAATGTATCGTAAAGCCAACGTATTCTTCAACGATAAAATAGCCGGGTTGCTGTCAGAACAGGAAGAAGGTTATGTATTTCAGTATTCTGAATCCTATTTGGCTGACCCTGAAGCGCTGGCTGTCAGTTTTACGCTGCCTCTGCAAAAGGAGCCTTTTATCAGCAAAACAATGTTTGCTTTTTTTGACGGATTGATTCCAGAGGGCTGGCTGCTCGATGTTGCTGTAGAAACCTGGAAGTTGGACCCGCGCGACCGCATGGGACTTTTAATAACATGCTGCAAAGACTGTATCGGTGCGGTTTCGATAATTGCTGCGGAGAAATAAGAAAAATGACCGAAATAAAAAACTGTCTGATCTGCTACCAGCCTTTGGCAGAAAATCAAAAACTCTACCATCCGAAATGCAGCAAAAAACTTTTTTGGCAAAGTAACGCGCCCGAGTTGCCCTACGCTTATGGTGAATTAACAAAGTTAGCCCAAAAGGTTGTGCACAGCCGGATTACGATTCCCGGCGTACAGGCAAAACTTTCATTACTTTTGGATAAAAGCCTTAAAAAAAACAGTCGTTTTACGCTGGTTGGTTTATGGGGTAATTTCATATTGAAACCGCCGCTGGAAGCTTATCCCTTTATGCCGGAAATCGAGCATTTAACCATGCATCTGGCTGGGCTATTGAAAATCGACACCGTGCCACATGGCCTCATACCACTAAAGTCAGGTGAAATAGCCTATATTACGCGGCGCGTAGATCGATTGCCGGATGGGAAAAAACTCCACATGGAAGATATGTGCCAGCTAACCGAACGGCTGACAGAGGATAAATACCACGGCTCCATGGAACAAATCGGCAGAATTATTCAAAAATTATCTTCCAATAAAATATTCGATACCATTCGTCTGTTTGAGATCGCTTTGTTCTCATTTATAACCGGCAACGCGGACATGCATCTTAAAAATTTCTCATTAATCTATCCTTTGGATGGCATGGTCAATCTGTCTGCCGCTTATGATATGCTTGCGACGCGACTGCTCATTCCTGAAAAGGACGATCCTGAAGAGTTAGCGTTGACTCTCAATGGTAAAAAAAGAAAATTTGCCCGCAATGATTTCCACAGCTTCGCAACACATTTGGGCCTGAATGAAAGACAAATAATGAATGTTTTGAATCGCTTTACAGAGGCCATACCTGAAATGGTGTCAGTTATTGACAGGGGGTTCCTGCCTCAACAAAAAACAGATGAATTCAAACAACTGATTAAAGAAAGGGCCGCACGTTTTGAATTATAGGAGGGAAGGGAAGCGGCTATTCGTATTGCAGATGAAATCGAGGCAGTATTGTAATTCGCCGTTTTATGGTTATATTTCTTTCCTTGAAGCTTGATCCCACATCTTACCATTTTTTTTCGTCATCGGTAACAATCTCCTTGGTAGGTAGGGTTGATAAAATTGGTGTCTTATCTCTATCCTACCAGACTGTTACCCAAATTGTGAAGAAACAAACTGAAGCGGACTGAGATTAGATTTGAACCAGCCCCAAGGGACAGAATCCCACGGCGGCGTTGATCATCTCTGCCTGTATCGGTTTAACTGAGAAGATAGGGGGCGTGTACCATACCGATCTCATTCGTCGGTCTGGTACCGGGCAAACAGGCGATTTCCCGGACGAACCTTGGGTTTCATACATCGTTGTGCCCAGTCGGGCATAAACATTTATGGCAAACAGCATAAAGGATAAACAAAAAAAATATGAACGATTTTAATCAAAAAGAGATCAATCGGAGACGAACTTTTGGAATTATCAGCCATCCCGATGCCGGAAAAACCACGCTGACAGAAAAGTTTCTCCTTTTTGGTGGGGCAATCCAGCAGGCCGGAGCGGTTAAGGCAAGAAAAGCTGCCAGGCATGCCACCAGTGACTGGATGTCGATTGAAAAGGAGAGAGGTATTTCAGTGACAACTTCCGTAATGAAGTTTAACTACAGGGAGTTTGAAATTAATCTGCTTGATACACCGGGCCACCAGGACTTTTCAGAAGATACATACAGGGTGTTGACCGCCGTTGACAGTGCTCTGATGGTGATTGACAGTGCCAAAGGGGTGGAACCGCAGACCGAAAAGCTCATGGAGGTCTGCAGGATGCGGAATACCCCGATCATTACATTCATAAATAAGCTTGACCGTGAAGGTATGGCGCCTCTTGATATCCTGGATGACATCGAGAATAAACTGCAGATCGAATGTACGCCGCTTTCCTGGCCCATTGGCATGGGCAAGCGCTTTAAAGGTGTATATAATCTGTTTCACCGACAACTCCATATTTTCCAACCCGGCAGGGAAACCTCTGGCCAGGATGGAATCGTTATTAATG
This genomic window from Thermodesulfobacteriota bacterium contains:
- a CDS encoding helix-turn-helix transcriptional regulator — its product is MNDKLVVFVKRRRKQLGLTQVDLADRAGVGLRFIRDLEQGKQTLRMDKVNQVLALFGHCLEPVSVSED
- a CDS encoding HipA N-terminal domain-containing protein translates to MYRKANVFFNDKIAGLLSEQEEGYVFQYSESYLADPEALAVSFTLPLQKEPFISKTMFAFFDGLIPEGWLLDVAVETWKLDPRDRMGLLITCCKDCIGAVSIIAAEK
- a CDS encoding HipA domain-containing protein, with product MTEIKNCLICYQPLAENQKLYHPKCSKKLFWQSNAPELPYAYGELTKLAQKVVHSRITIPGVQAKLSLLLDKSLKKNSRFTLVGLWGNFILKPPLEAYPFMPEIEHLTMHLAGLLKIDTVPHGLIPLKSGEIAYITRRVDRLPDGKKLHMEDMCQLTERLTEDKYHGSMEQIGRIIQKLSSNKIFDTIRLFEIALFSFITGNADMHLKNFSLIYPLDGMVNLSAAYDMLATRLLIPEKDDPEELALTLNGKKRKFARNDFHSFATHLGLNERQIMNVLNRFTEAIPEMVSVIDRGFLPQQKTDEFKQLIKERAARFEL